One region of Roseicitreum antarcticum genomic DNA includes:
- the modA gene encoding molybdate ABC transporter substrate-binding protein, producing the protein MRSFPFRCSAISALAVAGTGLPAVGDEITVFAAASLADALAQVAATWTAETGHAVVLSHAGSSVLARQIQQGAPADIFISASTGWMDAVAASGDLRPGARRDVLGNTLVLIAHGADEVPVSIDENLDLQAMLGDERLAMAMVESVPAGIYGKAALSWLGLWDSVAPKVAQADNVRAALAFVARNEAPLGIVYATDAAIEADVTIIGIFPAESHAPITYPAAITAQSTSPVAGAFLDYLTEPPAREIWAGFGFRALY; encoded by the coding sequence ATGCGATCCTTTCCTTTCCGTTGTTCCGCCATTTCGGCGCTGGCTGTTGCCGGGACCGGTTTGCCTGCAGTCGGCGATGAGATCACGGTCTTTGCCGCTGCCAGCCTGGCAGATGCGCTGGCGCAGGTGGCCGCGACCTGGACCGCCGAGACGGGGCATGCGGTTGTACTGTCTCATGCTGGATCTTCGGTGCTTGCCCGGCAGATCCAGCAAGGTGCGCCCGCCGACATCTTCATTTCGGCAAGCACGGGGTGGATGGATGCCGTCGCCGCCTCGGGTGATCTGCGGCCCGGCGCGCGGCGGGACGTGCTCGGAAACACGCTTGTACTGATCGCCCATGGTGCTGATGAGGTGCCCGTATCGATTGATGAAAACCTCGATCTGCAGGCCATGCTGGGCGACGAACGGCTTGCCATGGCGATGGTCGAATCGGTGCCTGCCGGCATATATGGCAAGGCGGCGCTGTCGTGGCTGGGGCTGTGGGACAGTGTGGCACCCAAGGTCGCGCAGGCCGATAACGTGCGCGCCGCCCTCGCCTTCGTTGCGCGCAACGAGGCGCCGCTGGGCATCGTCTACGCGACCGATGCAGCGATCGAGGCGGATGTGACGATCATCGGCATTTTTCCGGCCGAAAGCCACGCGCCGATCACTTACCCCGCCGCGATCACTGCGCAATCCACCAGCCCGGTCGCCGGGGCCTTTCTTGACTACCTCACCGAGCCGCCCGCACGGGAAATCTGGGCTGGGTTCGGGTTCAGGGCGCTCTATTGA
- a CDS encoding flavin monoamine oxidase family protein, whose product MTDTPSQMSRRDLLALIGMAGGSGIMLNAMTTMGHALPSPYSGTPALEGAPQGAKVLILGAGLSGMLAAYELRRAGYQVQILEYQKRAGGRCWTLKGGDSFDELGGYSQNCEFSEGQYINIGPWRIPHHHRAVLDYCQKLGVQLEVFVQENQSAYLHSSNAFDGKPQRYRTVFSDYLGGISELLAKSVDQNGLVDSVSVEDKEMLLESLKSFGVLDGQYRYTERLETAGYRGYPEGGAPGGGLSDAEPSPSTPISLDDIVSSQFWQYLRNHTTYQHHAPMFQPVGGMEEIAKAFHREVGDLITHNARVLRVMQDSGGVTVEYDSADGTGSGTSRATADWCVCTIPFSVLSQIDIDVSADMRQAMRDLQYYEAMKAGLEMKRRFWEQDHAIYGGITYTDLPISQISYPSADLHSQGPGVLLSAYVYGPQAYVYNSMTPEERVASVRRYGAMIHPEIDTEFSSGVALSWHRVPWMLGCYSNWDARDHRYRAAAQVDRRIVCAGEHLSYIPGWMEGSILSTLDAITRLNDVAASGLYNSNGQEGAPQ is encoded by the coding sequence ATGACCGACACGCCATCACAGATGTCCCGACGCGATCTGCTTGCCCTGATCGGAATGGCAGGGGGTTCGGGGATCATGCTCAACGCCATGACGACGATGGGTCACGCGCTACCCAGCCCCTACAGCGGCACACCTGCGCTGGAAGGCGCCCCCCAGGGTGCGAAGGTGCTGATCCTTGGCGCTGGCCTATCAGGTATGCTGGCCGCCTATGAGTTGCGGCGCGCAGGCTATCAGGTCCAGATCCTGGAATATCAGAAGCGTGCAGGCGGCCGCTGCTGGACGCTGAAAGGCGGCGACAGCTTCGACGAACTCGGCGGCTATTCGCAGAACTGCGAATTCAGCGAGGGGCAGTATATCAACATCGGCCCCTGGCGCATTCCGCACCACCACCGGGCAGTGCTGGATTACTGCCAGAAGCTCGGCGTGCAGCTGGAAGTTTTCGTGCAGGAAAACCAGAGCGCCTATCTGCATTCGTCCAACGCGTTTGATGGCAAGCCGCAGCGCTATCGCACGGTATTTTCCGACTACCTCGGCGGGATCAGCGAGCTGCTGGCCAAATCCGTCGATCAGAATGGTTTGGTGGATAGCGTCAGCGTTGAGGACAAGGAGATGCTGCTTGAATCCCTTAAATCCTTCGGTGTGCTGGACGGACAATACAGATACACCGAACGGCTGGAAACCGCCGGATACCGCGGCTATCCCGAAGGCGGCGCGCCGGGGGGCGGGCTGTCGGATGCCGAACCCTCGCCCAGTACACCGATCAGCCTGGACGACATCGTGTCCAGTCAGTTCTGGCAATACTTGCGCAACCACACCACCTACCAGCACCACGCCCCGATGTTTCAGCCTGTCGGCGGCATGGAAGAGATCGCCAAGGCCTTCCACCGTGAGGTCGGCGACCTGATTACCCACAACGCGCGCGTGCTGCGCGTCATGCAAGACAGTGGCGGGGTAACGGTGGAATACGATTCGGCCGATGGCACCGGCAGCGGCACCTCGCGGGCGACGGCGGATTGGTGCGTCTGCACCATCCCGTTTTCAGTGCTCAGCCAGATCGACATCGACGTTTCCGCAGATATGCGGCAGGCGATGCGGGATTTGCAGTACTATGAAGCGATGAAAGCCGGCTTGGAAATGAAGCGCCGATTCTGGGAACAGGATCACGCGATCTATGGCGGGATCACCTATACCGACCTGCCGATCTCCCAGATCAGCTACCCCTCTGCCGATCTGCATTCGCAGGGGCCGGGGGTGCTGCTGTCGGCCTATGTCTATGGCCCGCAGGCTTATGTCTACAACTCGATGACGCCCGAAGAGCGGGTGGCAAGCGTGCGGCGCTACGGCGCAATGATCCACCCCGAGATCGACACGGAATTCAGCAGTGGCGTGGCGCTGTCGTGGCACCGGGTGCCATGGATGCTGGGGTGCTATTCAAATTGGGACGCCCGCGACCATCGTTACCGCGCCGCCGCGCAAGTGGACCGGCGCATCGTCTGCGCAGGCGAGCATCTGAGCTATATCCCCGGCTGGATGGAAGGCTCGATCCTGTCGACGCTCGACGCGATCACCCGCCTGAACGACGTCGCAGCCAGCGGGCTTTACAACAGCAACGGGCAGGAAGGCGCACCGCAATGA
- the modC gene encoding molybdenum ABC transporter ATP-binding protein, whose translation MTVQIALRHRFGDFGLDLAFDAPPGVTVLFGPSGSGKTTVVNAVAGLLRPDQGRIVADGRVLLDTAARRFVPPHCRRIGYIFQEGRLFPHLNVRQNLLYGRWFAPRAARRESVSQVVDMLGIGPLLSRRPGALSGGEKQRVAIGRALLSGPDMILADEPLAALDEARKAEILPYFERLRDAVSVPILYVSHAPAEVARLATTVVALKAGRVAAVGSAAQVLGDAMALGTPVATSVLRARVAAHHADGLSELICDAGRLWVPCVVDVPGALINLRIAAQDVILSREAPQGLSALNILSGVIADLSPYDGVSVLVTLELGDARLTARVTRRSSVAMELAPGQRCHAIIKTLTVAPQDRGTKYVPGDGS comes from the coding sequence ATGACAGTTCAGATCGCGCTGCGGCATCGTTTCGGGGATTTCGGCCTGGATCTCGCGTTCGACGCACCGCCGGGTGTGACCGTGCTGTTCGGCCCTTCGGGTTCCGGCAAGACCACGGTGGTCAACGCGGTTGCCGGGTTGCTGCGCCCCGACCAAGGCCGGATTGTGGCCGATGGCCGGGTATTGCTGGATACTGCGGCGCGGCGCTTCGTGCCGCCACACTGTCGCCGCATTGGCTATATCTTTCAGGAAGGGCGGCTATTTCCCCATCTGAATGTGCGGCAGAACCTGCTGTACGGACGCTGGTTTGCCCCGCGCGCGGCCCGTCGTGAAAGTGTGTCACAAGTGGTCGACATGCTGGGCATCGGTCCGCTGCTGTCGCGCCGTCCCGGCGCGCTGTCGGGCGGCGAGAAACAGCGGGTCGCCATTGGCCGCGCGCTTCTGTCTGGCCCGGACATGATCCTTGCCGATGAGCCGCTGGCCGCGCTGGACGAGGCCCGCAAAGCCGAGATCCTGCCATATTTTGAGCGGCTGCGCGATGCCGTGTCGGTGCCTATCCTCTACGTCAGCCACGCCCCGGCCGAGGTGGCGCGGCTGGCCACGACGGTGGTCGCGCTGAAAGCGGGGCGGGTTGCAGCAGTCGGATCGGCGGCGCAGGTGCTGGGCGACGCGATGGCTTTGGGCACACCCGTGGCGACTTCGGTTCTGCGTGCGCGGGTTGCAGCGCATCACGCCGACGGACTGAGCGAGTTGATATGCGATGCGGGGCGGCTGTGGGTGCCGTGTGTCGTGGATGTCCCGGGTGCGCTGATCAATCTGCGGATCGCGGCGCAGGATGTGATCTTGTCGCGTGAAGCGCCGCAGGGCCTGTCGGCGCTGAACATCCTGTCCGGGGTTATCGCTGACCTAAGCCCCTATGATGGCGTCAGCGTGCTGGTAACGCTGGAATTGGGCGACGCGCGGCTGACCGCCCGCGTCACGCGACGGTCTTCTGTCGCCATGGAACTTGCGCCCGGGCAGCGCTGTCATGCCATCATCAAGACCCTCACGGTCGCGCCCCAAGATCGGGGCACCAAATATGTACCGGGCGATGGCTCATAG
- the kdgD gene encoding 5-dehydro-4-deoxyglucarate dehydratase — MDPQQIKAALGAGLLSFPVTPFDAENRFAPEPYKKHVAWLSGFNAPVLFAAGGTGEFFSLSPNEIPGIVRAAKEAAGETAIVWGCGYGTEIAVGIAKSVEKAGGDGILLLPHYLIDAPQEGLYRHVRAVCDATGMGVMVYNRDNSVLQPDTLARLCDDCPNLVGFKDGTGDIALVRQVTAKMGDRLTYLGGMPTAELFAEAYLGAGFTTYSSAVLNFVPALANRFYAALRAGNRTTCEDILKSFFYPFMELRGRRKGYAVAAVKAGVRLVGFEPGPVRAPLDDLTDAECGILQDLIDRHR, encoded by the coding sequence ATGGACCCGCAACAGATCAAGGCAGCCCTCGGCGCGGGCTTACTGTCCTTTCCGGTTACGCCTTTCGACGCCGAAAACCGCTTCGCCCCAGAACCCTACAAGAAGCACGTCGCGTGGCTTTCGGGCTTCAACGCGCCGGTCCTCTTCGCGGCCGGTGGCACAGGAGAGTTCTTTTCGCTCAGCCCCAATGAGATCCCGGGCATCGTACGCGCCGCCAAGGAAGCGGCAGGCGAAACGGCCATCGTATGGGGCTGTGGCTATGGCACCGAAATTGCGGTGGGGATCGCGAAATCGGTCGAAAAGGCTGGGGGTGACGGGATCTTGTTGCTTCCCCACTACCTGATTGATGCGCCGCAAGAGGGGCTGTACCGCCACGTCCGCGCCGTCTGCGATGCGACCGGCATGGGCGTGATGGTCTACAACCGTGACAATTCGGTCCTGCAACCTGACACGCTTGCGCGGCTCTGCGACGATTGCCCCAATCTCGTCGGGTTCAAGGACGGCACAGGCGACATCGCCCTGGTGCGGCAGGTGACGGCAAAGATGGGCGACCGGCTGACATATCTGGGCGGCATGCCTACCGCCGAACTGTTCGCCGAGGCGTATCTGGGCGCGGGATTCACCACCTACTCCTCGGCGGTACTCAACTTCGTCCCAGCGCTGGCCAACAGGTTTTACGCCGCCCTGCGAGCAGGGAACCGGACAACCTGCGAGGATATTCTCAAGAGCTTCTTCTACCCATTCATGGAACTGCGCGGGCGCCGCAAGGGCTATGCGGTGGCCGCGGTCAAGGCAGGTGTCAGGCTGGTTGGCTTTGAACCCGGCCCAGTGCGCGCGCCGCTGGACGACCTGACCGATGCTGAATGCGGGATACTGCAGGATCTGATCGACCGGCACCGCTGA
- a CDS encoding LysR family transcriptional regulator gives MLETSHLRCFVAVARARHFGRAAKTLHMTQPPLSRQIQLLERALGCVLLHRNSRGVELTAAGADFLPEAQKILGLIDRAGTLARDVAEGRRGAAQVGFTAVSAYEVLPDFIHALRRDHADIRLELHEMVSRDQVAALRSGAIDVGLSRAHVALSEYDHCLIARERLVVALPHDHALCSRDSLNWSDLHGQDFLMYENRDAQYFHDLVAGRLTLEGARPNVVQRLTQIHTILALVRAGVGVAVVPTSSRRLNMFGVAYREIDAARPLTAELMLVWARGNRNPVLPMLIAAAKAIADRSADFTPRRSS, from the coding sequence ATGCTTGAGACCAGTCACCTGCGTTGCTTTGTTGCTGTCGCCCGCGCCCGGCATTTCGGGCGCGCCGCCAAAACGCTGCACATGACGCAGCCACCGCTCAGCCGACAAATCCAGTTGCTGGAACGCGCGCTGGGATGTGTGTTGTTGCATCGCAACAGCCGGGGGGTGGAACTGACGGCTGCGGGGGCGGATTTCCTGCCGGAAGCACAAAAGATCCTTGGCCTGATTGACAGGGCAGGCACCCTGGCGCGCGATGTGGCCGAGGGACGGCGGGGCGCGGCCCAGGTTGGTTTCACCGCAGTGTCGGCCTATGAAGTGCTGCCCGATTTCATCCACGCTTTGCGCCGCGATCATGCCGATATCCGGCTGGAGCTGCACGAGATGGTCAGCCGAGATCAGGTCGCGGCGCTGCGGTCGGGGGCAATCGATGTCGGCCTCTCACGCGCGCATGTGGCGCTGTCAGAGTATGACCACTGCCTGATCGCCCGCGAACGCCTTGTCGTGGCGCTGCCGCACGATCACGCGCTGTGCAGCCGGGACAGCCTGAATTGGTCCGATCTGCATGGCCAGGATTTCCTGATGTATGAAAACCGCGACGCGCAGTATTTTCACGACCTTGTCGCAGGCCGCCTGACGCTTGAAGGCGCGCGGCCGAATGTCGTGCAGCGCCTGACGCAGATCCATACGATTCTTGCCTTGGTCCGGGCGGGCGTGGGGGTCGCGGTCGTGCCGACCTCATCCCGCAGACTCAACATGTTCGGAGTCGCGTACCGCGAGATTGATGCCGCCCGCCCGCTCACCGCCGAATTGATGCTGGTCTGGGCGCGCGGCAATCGCAACCCGGTTTTGCCGATGCTGATCGCCGCAGCGAAGGCTATTGCCGATAGGAGCGCAGATTTCACACCGCGCCGGTCCAGCTGA
- a CDS encoding FadR/GntR family transcriptional regulator: MMSPPPAKARPRTLVSQVSEALRKEIESGTFQPGERLPSEAALTQVHLVSRTVIREAIAILRSDGLVETRKGAGVFALDPAARRRGEPFSELNTGRISEAIELLEMRSAFEIRSANLAAVRRSNAQLDAILRNHEVIGDCIAKGEPTREADFQFHFAIAEATQNTRFPQFLTLIRDGIMPRAELTQTAGQQKAIPNPYLQQEHGAIVGAIMDGDGAGAEHAMKTHLDGTLRRYREILRASLGE, translated from the coding sequence ATGATGTCGCCCCCCCCCGCCAAGGCCCGCCCGCGTACGCTTGTCAGTCAGGTCAGTGAAGCACTGCGCAAGGAAATTGAAAGCGGGACGTTCCAGCCAGGCGAGCGGCTGCCCAGCGAAGCGGCATTGACCCAGGTGCATCTGGTCAGTCGCACCGTGATCCGGGAAGCCATCGCCATCCTGCGTTCAGATGGTCTGGTGGAAACGCGCAAGGGGGCCGGTGTTTTTGCGCTCGATCCTGCGGCGCGTCGGCGCGGTGAGCCGTTCTCGGAGCTGAACACAGGGCGGATCTCCGAGGCGATTGAACTGCTGGAAATGCGCAGCGCATTCGAGATTCGGTCGGCCAACCTGGCAGCGGTGCGTCGGTCAAACGCCCAGCTTGATGCCATCTTGCGAAATCATGAGGTTATCGGGGACTGCATCGCGAAGGGTGAGCCGACGCGCGAGGCTGATTTCCAGTTTCATTTCGCCATTGCCGAGGCAACGCAGAACACCCGGTTCCCGCAATTCCTGACGCTGATCCGTGACGGCATCATGCCGCGGGCCGAATTGACCCAGACCGCCGGGCAGCAAAAGGCCATCCCCAACCCCTATCTGCAGCAAGAGCATGGCGCGATTGTCGGTGCGATCATGGACGGTGACGGGGCAGGGGCCGAGCATGCGATGAAGACGCATCTTGACGGTACTCTGCGGCGCTACCGCGAAATTCTGCGCGCCTCGCTGGGGGAGTGA
- a CDS encoding Ldh family oxidoreductase, translated as MRYDVSELLAVCTALLQKAGLDHEKALIVAEVLVEGDLMGHDTHGLQLLAPYLAELAAGRMRGTGDITVTGGRGAVASWDGDYLPGPWLVVRAMQEAAAKAREFGMGAIAIARSHHIASLASYLKRAADEDLIVIIQCSDPAVRAVAPHGGLHATHTPNPVAIGYATDAGPVLMDISMSITTNGMSGRLHKTGAQFSGQWLKDADGNATSNPSVLFSDPAGSLLPIGGLEYGHKGFALGTMVEALTSGLSGFGRLTAPDRWGASVLVQMIDPTAFAGLDTFRAETGHFAQACRSNPVPEGAPPVRMPGEHGLAMRLQYLQEGVPLPSGVAEDIANRCAAQAISWTGAV; from the coding sequence GTGCGTTATGATGTGAGCGAACTGCTGGCGGTCTGCACCGCGCTGCTGCAAAAGGCCGGGCTGGACCATGAAAAGGCTCTGATCGTGGCCGAAGTGCTGGTTGAAGGCGACCTGATGGGACATGATACCCATGGCCTGCAACTACTTGCACCGTATCTGGCGGAACTCGCGGCGGGGCGGATGCGCGGCACGGGCGATATCACGGTCACCGGCGGGCGTGGCGCGGTAGCCAGTTGGGATGGCGACTATCTGCCCGGGCCATGGCTGGTCGTTCGCGCGATGCAAGAGGCCGCAGCCAAGGCCCGCGAATTCGGCATGGGGGCCATTGCCATCGCCCGTTCGCATCACATCGCCTCGCTCGCGTCCTACCTGAAACGCGCGGCGGATGAAGATCTGATCGTCATCATCCAATGCTCCGACCCGGCAGTCCGCGCGGTCGCGCCCCACGGCGGCCTGCATGCCACCCACACGCCCAACCCCGTCGCCATTGGCTACGCCACCGATGCGGGGCCGGTCCTGATGGACATCAGCATGTCCATCACCACCAATGGCATGAGTGGGCGGCTGCACAAGACCGGCGCACAGTTTTCCGGGCAGTGGCTGAAAGATGCGGATGGCAACGCGACCAGCAACCCATCGGTCCTGTTTTCGGACCCCGCAGGCAGTCTGCTGCCGATTGGGGGGCTGGAATATGGCCACAAGGGCTTTGCCTTGGGCACGATGGTCGAGGCACTGACATCCGGCCTGTCAGGCTTCGGCAGACTCACCGCGCCGGATCGATGGGGCGCGTCCGTGCTTGTGCAAATGATCGACCCCACCGCCTTTGCAGGGCTGGACACCTTCCGCGCTGAAACTGGCCATTTTGCACAGGCATGCCGGTCCAATCCCGTGCCGGAAGGTGCGCCGCCAGTACGGATGCCCGGTGAACACGGTCTGGCGATGCGGTTGCAATATCTGCAAGAGGGCGTGCCGCTGCCGTCAGGTGTTGCCGAGGACATTGCAAACCGGTGCGCCGCGCAGGCCATCAGCTGGACCGGCGCGGTGTGA
- a CDS encoding c-type cytochrome — MRYLSQTVLAATLVAAAAFPATVSAQESYEGGAPRNPGAEELGATTDTFLMEDGEAIYNAVCSGCHQPQGQGAVGAATYPPLALNPRLQGGQYPAWIVINGMGAMPAFDKWLSDGQIVEVVTYIQQNFANDFVDHPTAEMISDIRESAAADARATAGAREGNE, encoded by the coding sequence ATGAGATATCTGTCACAGACTGTGCTGGCCGCAACCTTGGTCGCTGCCGCCGCATTCCCAGCAACGGTATCGGCGCAGGAAAGCTACGAAGGCGGTGCACCACGCAACCCGGGCGCCGAAGAACTGGGCGCTACGACCGACACCTTCCTGATGGAAGACGGCGAGGCTATCTACAACGCGGTATGCTCGGGCTGCCACCAGCCGCAGGGTCAGGGGGCAGTGGGCGCGGCGACCTATCCGCCGCTTGCGTTGAACCCACGGCTGCAGGGCGGCCAGTACCCCGCTTGGATCGTGATCAACGGCATGGGGGCGATGCCTGCGTTCGACAAATGGCTGTCGGATGGCCAGATTGTCGAAGTGGTTACCTATATCCAGCAGAACTTTGCCAATGATTTCGTCGACCATCCCACTGCGGAAATGATCAGCGATATCCGTGAAAGCGCTGCGGCGGATGCCCGGGCGACCGCCGGGGCACGGGAAGGCAACGAGTAG
- the modB gene encoding molybdate ABC transporter permease subunit codes for MPSDWMTWLGPAEWQAVRLSVRVSLWATLASLPLGILTAYALARWNFWGKQLLNGFVHLPLILPPVVTGYLLLLTFGRRGVVGQALDQWFGIVLSFRWTGAALAAAIMAFPLMVRAIRLAIEAVDPKLEAAASTLGASRLWVFATITLPLILPGVIAGAILAFAKAMGEFGATITFVSNIPGQTQTVPSAIYALLQVPGGEGAASRLVIVAVALAMAALLLSEFVARRVARRVAGS; via the coding sequence ATGCCAAGCGACTGGATGACCTGGCTTGGTCCGGCCGAGTGGCAGGCGGTGCGGTTGTCTGTCCGCGTGTCGCTCTGGGCGACGCTGGCCAGTCTGCCGTTGGGCATCCTGACCGCATATGCGCTGGCGCGGTGGAACTTCTGGGGCAAACAGCTGCTAAACGGCTTCGTGCATCTGCCGCTGATCCTGCCGCCTGTGGTCACTGGCTATCTGCTGTTGCTGACCTTCGGGCGGCGGGGCGTGGTGGGGCAGGCCCTTGATCAATGGTTCGGGATTGTGCTGTCCTTCCGCTGGACGGGGGCGGCGCTTGCTGCGGCGATCATGGCGTTTCCCCTGATGGTGCGCGCGATCCGTCTGGCGATCGAAGCGGTGGACCCCAAGCTGGAAGCCGCCGCCAGCACGTTGGGCGCCTCAAGACTTTGGGTCTTTGCCACGATAACGCTGCCGCTGATCCTGCCCGGGGTCATCGCGGGGGCGATCCTTGCTTTTGCGAAGGCGATGGGAGAGTTCGGGGCAACCATCACTTTTGTCTCTAACATCCCTGGCCAGACGCAGACCGTGCCTTCGGCCATCTATGCGCTGCTTCAGGTGCCGGGCGGCGAGGGGGCGGCAAGCCGTCTGGTCATCGTCGCCGTCGCCCTCGCCATGGCGGCGCTTCTGCTATCGGAATTCGTCGCGCGGCGGGTGGCACGGCGGGTGGCGGGGTCATGA
- a CDS encoding cytochrome c oxidase assembly protein, with product MLDPLLLTGLALTLLAGLWAAQDRTRLTIGWALVALLFISPLCAASMALFSARVAQHVLLTLLAAPIIAAALPALRWPSLPLAGLFAALFWFWHAPGPYQATLENDLTYWAMHISLFASATLLFAALRAAPERGLAAAALTGAQMTALAAVLTLAPAPWHDFHLATTLAYGIGPLADQQLAGAVMWVAGGLFFLAAIGALALRFVQQDAPNPGPASAK from the coding sequence ATGCTGGACCCGCTGCTGCTGACCGGCCTTGCGCTGACCCTTCTGGCAGGGCTTTGGGCGGCACAGGACCGGACGCGGCTGACGATCGGCTGGGCATTGGTAGCACTCTTGTTCATCTCGCCGCTGTGCGCGGCGTCGATGGCGCTGTTCTCGGCCCGAGTGGCGCAGCATGTCCTGCTGACCTTGCTTGCGGCCCCGATCATTGCCGCCGCACTTCCCGCATTGCGCTGGCCCTCACTGCCGCTGGCGGGTCTTTTCGCGGCTTTGTTCTGGTTCTGGCACGCGCCGGGGCCCTATCAGGCAACGCTGGAGAACGATCTGACCTATTGGGCCATGCACATCAGCCTGTTCGCTTCAGCGACCCTGTTATTCGCCGCGCTGCGCGCCGCGCCTGAACGTGGCCTGGCCGCCGCCGCCTTGACCGGTGCGCAAATGACCGCATTGGCGGCGGTATTAACCCTCGCGCCCGCGCCATGGCATGACTTCCACCTCGCGACGACACTGGCCTATGGCATCGGCCCGCTGGCCGATCAGCAGCTGGCTGGCGCCGTGATGTGGGTGGCGGGGGGCCTGTTCTTCCTGGCCGCCATCGGCGCGCTGGCCCTGCGCTTCGTACAACAGGACGCACCCAATCCCGGGCCCGCATCTGCGAAATGA
- a CDS encoding mandelate racemase family protein has protein sequence MIITDVSVTVFAHTTRRHADTAGHAHPGPAHQVEQAMLTITSENGQSGHSFCPPQVVRPDVIEKFVRKVLIGQDHRDRERLWHDLAHWQRGSAAQLTDRTLAVVDCALWDLAGRTLGQPVYKLIGGYRDRVLSYASIMCGDELPGGLATPEDYGRFAQTLVQRGYKGIKLHTWMPPVSWAPDVKMDLKACAAVREAVGPDISLMIDAFHWYSREDALRLGRGLEKLNFDWIEEPMDEQSMSSYKWLADNLDIPVIGPESAAGKHWHRAEWIKAGACDILRTGVNDVGGITPALKTMHLAEAFGMACEVHGNTAMNLHLVAATRNCRWYERGLLHPFLEYDDGFDYLKSLSDPMDADGFVHVPDRPGLGEDIDFDHIENNRIR, from the coding sequence ATGATCATCACCGACGTCAGCGTCACCGTTTTCGCCCATACGACACGGCGGCACGCCGATACGGCGGGGCATGCCCATCCCGGCCCCGCCCATCAGGTCGAACAGGCGATGCTGACCATCACCAGCGAAAACGGGCAGTCCGGCCATTCCTTCTGCCCACCGCAGGTCGTGCGCCCGGATGTCATCGAAAAATTTGTGCGAAAGGTGCTGATAGGACAGGACCACCGCGACCGCGAACGCCTCTGGCACGACCTCGCACACTGGCAGCGCGGGTCGGCAGCACAGCTGACTGACCGCACCTTGGCCGTTGTTGATTGTGCGCTTTGGGATCTGGCGGGGCGGACACTGGGCCAGCCGGTTTACAAGCTGATCGGCGGATACCGGGACAGGGTGCTGTCATACGCCTCTATCATGTGCGGCGATGAACTGCCGGGCGGGCTGGCCACGCCTGAGGATTACGGACGCTTTGCCCAAACCCTGGTGCAACGGGGCTACAAAGGGATCAAGCTGCACACCTGGATGCCGCCAGTCAGCTGGGCGCCTGATGTGAAGATGGATCTGAAGGCCTGCGCGGCCGTGCGCGAAGCTGTAGGGCCTGACATCTCACTGATGATAGACGCCTTCCACTGGTACAGCCGCGAAGACGCGCTGCGGCTGGGACGTGGGCTTGAAAAGCTGAATTTCGACTGGATCGAAGAGCCGATGGATGAGCAATCCATGTCATCTTACAAGTGGCTGGCTGACAATCTAGACATTCCGGTTATCGGTCCTGAAAGCGCTGCGGGCAAGCACTGGCACCGCGCGGAGTGGATCAAGGCGGGGGCCTGCGACATCCTGCGCACCGGGGTCAACGATGTGGGCGGCATCACGCCTGCGCTGAAGACCATGCATCTGGCCGAGGCGTTCGGGATGGCCTGCGAGGTGCATGGCAACACTGCGATGAACCTGCATCTGGTCGCCGCTACCCGCAACTGCCGCTGGTATGAGCGCGGGTTGCTGCATCCGTTCCTCGAATACGATGATGGGTTCGATTACCTGAAATCACTGTCGGACCCGATGGATGCCGACGGTTTCGTCCATGTCCCCGACCGCCCCGGGCTGGGCGAAGATATCGACTTCGATCACATCGAGAATAACCGCATCCGGTAA